GTACGAGAAGGCCGGCAAGGTCCCCTCGGTCGACACCGCCGAGAACGACGAACACCGCGTCATCCTCGAACTCCTCAACCGCACCATCTCCGACGGTTCGCAGAAGTGGACCCAGCTCGCCTCGGAGATCCGCGGCGTGACCGAGGAGACCACGACCGGCGTCCACCGCCTCTACGAGATGCACCGGGACGGCACCCTGCTGTTCCCGGCGATCAACGTCAACGACGCCGTCACCAAGTCGAAGTTCGACAACAAGTACGGCTGCCGCCACTCCCTGATCGACGGCATCAACCGCGCCACCGACGTCCTGATCGGCGGCAAGACCGCCGTCGTCTGCGGCTACGGCGACGTCGGCAAGGGCTGCGCCGAGTCCCTGCGCGGCCAGGGCGCCCGAGTGATCATCACGGAGATCGACCCGATCTGCGCGCTCCAGGCGGCGATGGACGGCTACCAGGTCACCACGCTCGACGAGGTCGTCGAGACGGCCGACATCTTCATCACCACGACCGGCAACAAGGACATCATCATGGCCGCCGACATGGCCAAGATGAAGCACCAGGCCATCGTGGGCAACATCGGCCACTTCGACAACGAGATCGACATGGCCGGCCTGGCGCAGATCCCGGGCATCGTCAAGGACGAGGTCAAGCCGCAGGTCCACACGTGGAAGTTCCCGGACGGCAAGGTCCTCATCGTGCTGTCCGAGGGCCGCCTGCTGAACCTGGGCAACGCCACCGGCCACCCCTCCTTCGTGATGTCCAACTCGTTCGCGGACC
The window above is part of the Streptomyces sp. NBC_00425 genome. Proteins encoded here:
- the ahcY gene encoding adenosylhomocysteinase — encoded protein: MTTVENRQDFKVADLSLAAFGRKEITLAEHEMPGLMSIRKEFAATQPLAGARIMGSLHMTVQTAVLIETLVALGAEVRWVSCNIFSTQDHAAAAIAVGPNGTPENPQGVPVFAWKGETLEEYWWCTEQALTWPNSPTGGPNMILDDGGDATLLVHKGVEYEKAGKVPSVDTAENDEHRVILELLNRTISDGSQKWTQLASEIRGVTEETTTGVHRLYEMHRDGTLLFPAINVNDAVTKSKFDNKYGCRHSLIDGINRATDVLIGGKTAVVCGYGDVGKGCAESLRGQGARVIITEIDPICALQAAMDGYQVTTLDEVVETADIFITTTGNKDIIMAADMAKMKHQAIVGNIGHFDNEIDMAGLAQIPGIVKDEVKPQVHTWKFPDGKVLIVLSEGRLLNLGNATGHPSFVMSNSFADQTLAQIELFTKPEEYPTDVYVLPKHLDEKVARLHLDSLGVKLTTLRPEQAAYIGVEVDGPYKSDHYRY